A portion of the Cryptomeria japonica chromosome 5, Sugi_1.0, whole genome shotgun sequence genome contains these proteins:
- the LOC131043999 gene encoding aspartic proteinase NANA, chloroplast → MERYVSFTGLVLVTILLSLGQKEADCLKMQMKMIHRHSPHSPVYREFASRHERLQELLHLDSVRIRSTHWAKNNMSMDSEPAAAPSPATTPFYMELTSGATLGAALYFVELYIGTPPQRVLLVADTGSDLIWVNCNGNGRSRTNITGFPVFSPDNSSTLSYVPCYSRDCYAVSPDLGCIFRPKRACRYSYGYLDNSSTSGPYIQETITLVSSPGHPFKAQNIFMGCGMNNQGQSQVGSGGVLGLGQGFNSFATQTSRFYGSTFSYCLSDYLQPTTLKTSLFFGERIENPTSSLQQSLQYTPILKGKSSFYYVGVEDVTVNGESLPISSSLWEMDEAGNGGTIIDSGTSLTYFVEEAYEIVMEALRVSTGYPIVTTKSPQRFDLCFNVSGISNPKFPEISIVLKGGIRFTPSESNYMLDIEDGVRCVGFNPLGSQSIIGNLLQQNFFIEYDRRRSLLGFAPANCSLITG, encoded by the coding sequence ATGGAAAGATATGTGAGCTTCACTGGACTGGTTCTTGTGACCATACTCCTGTCTTTGGGACAAAAAGAGGCAGATTGTTtgaagatgcaaatgaagatgattcACAGGCATTCACCACACAGTCCAGTGTACAGGGAGTTCGCTAGCAGGCATGAGAGGCTGCAAGAACTGCTGCATCTGGACTCGGTGAGAATAAGATCTACGCATTGGGCAAAGAATAACATGAGCATGGATTCTGAGCCTGCTGCAGCTCCCTCTCCTGCTACAACACCCTTCTACATGGAATTAACCTCTGGGGCCACTCTGGGGGCTGCTCTGTATTTCGTAGAGCTCTACATTGGGACTCCTCCTCAGAGAGTTCTTCTGGTTGCTGACACAGGCAGTGATCTCATATGGGTAAACTGCAATGGCAATGGTAGATCAAGGACAAATATCACTGGGTTCCCTGTATTCAGTCCTGATAATTCATCCACATTATCCTACGTCCCCTGTTATTCAAGAGACTGCTATGCTGTGTCTCCAGACTTAGGATGCATCTTCAGACCCAAAAGGGCCTGTCGGTACAGTTATGGGTATCTGGACAACTCCTCAACCAGTGGGCCCTACATTCAAGAAACCATTACACTGGTCTCATCCCCAGGGCACCCATTCAAGGCCCAGAACATCTTCATGGGCTGTGGGATGAATAACCAGGGGCAGAGCCAAGTGGGTTCTGGGGGGGTCCTGGGATTAGGACAGGGCTTCAATTCCTTTGCTACCCAAACAAGCCGCTTCTATGGATCCACCTTTTCTTACTGCCTGTCAGACTACCTCCAGCCCACAACCCTAAAAACCTCTCTTTTCTTTGGAGAAAGAATTGAGAATCCTACTTCTTCATTGCAACAATCTCTGCAATATACTCCAATTCTGAAGGGAAAATCCTCATTCTACTATGTGGGTGTTGAAGATGTGACAGTAAATGGCGAAAGTCTTCCAATATCCAGCAGTTTGTGGGAGATGGATGAAGCTGGCAATGGGGGCACCATAATTGACTCTGGAACATCGCTTACTTATTTTGTAGAGGAGGCATACGAAATAGTGATGGAGGCCCTGCGGGTCTCAACTGGGTATCCGATTGTTACAACAAAGTCTCCACAGAGATTCGATCTCTGCTTCAACGTTTCCGGAATAAGCAATCCCAAGTTCCCTGAAATCTCAATAGTTTTGAAAGGGGGAATCAGATTTACACCATCTGAGAGCAATTATATGCTGGATATTGAAGATGGTGTGAGATGCGTGGGCTTCAATCCGCTTGGAAGTCAGTCGATAATTGGGAACCTTTTACAGCAGAATTTCTTCATTGAGTATGATCGGCGTCGTTCCCTTCTTGGATTTGCTCCAGCAAATTGTTCACTCATAACTGGGTGA